CAGCTTCGTCGGCTACGGGCTGGCGATGCTGTTTGGCGCGGTCGGCCTGCCGACCGCCGGCGGGGTGGAGTTCGGTCTTGGCGTCGTCGGGGCCAACGCCGAGACGCTCCACTGGCTCTCCTGGTGGAGCCACTCGCTGCTCGCCTTTTTCTTCATCGCGTGGATCCCCTACGCCAAGCCGTTCCACATGCTCTCCTCGTTCGCGAACGTCGTCACCCGCGACGAGAAGGCCGGCCGGCGGCTGCCGAACGTCCCTGCCGACCTCGACGCGACCAACGCCGAATCCATCGACGACTTCACCTGGAAGGAGCTGCTCGACCAGGACGCCTGTACCAAGTGCGGCCGGTGTTCGGCCGTCTGTCCCGCGAAGGCCTCGAGTCGACCGCTCGACCCGCGTGACGTCATCCTCGACCTCAAGTCCTACCGCGAATCGCTCGACGCCGACGGCGAGGAGAAACCGATCGTCGCCGACGGCGGCGGCGTGATCGACACACGGACGATGGAGTCGTGTATGGCCTGTATGGCCTGCATGGACGCCTGTCCCGTCGAGATCGAACACCTCAAGTCGTTCACCCGGCTCAACCGCCAGATGGCCGACCAGGGCGACGTCGACCCGAACGTCCAGGACGTCTTCCAGAACCTGATGCAAAACGGGAATACGTTCGGCGACTCACCACACTCGCGCGCGGACTGGGCCGACGACCTCGAGTTCGACCTCACCGACGCCCGCGAAGAAGAAGTCGAGTACCTCTGGTACGTCGGCGACTACCCCAGCTACGACGAGCGCAACAAGCAGGTCGCCCGCTCGCTGGCGACCATCCTCCAGGAAGCCGACGTCAGCTTCGGCATCCTCTTCGAGGACGAGAAGTACGACGGCAACGACGTCCGCCGGATCGGCGAGGAGTTCCTCTACCTCGAGCTCGCCGGCCACCACGTCGAGTCCTTCGAGGCCTGCGAGTTCGAGAAGCTCATCTGTACCGACCCACACTCGTACAACACCTTCAAGAACGAGTATCCGGAGGTCGACTTCGCGGAGTTCGCCGACGACCCGATGATGCCGTTCGAGTACGAGGAGTTCTGGAACGCCGAGGGCGAGGTCGAGGTGCTCCACTGGACCCAGGCCATCGAGGAACTCGTCACCGAGGGCGCACTCGACTTGTCGGGAACAGAACTCGACTACACCGTCACCTACCACGACCCCTGTCACCTCGGCCGGTACAACGACGAGTACGAGGCCCCCCGCGAGATCATCCGCGCGACCGGCGCCGAACTGTACGAGATGCCCCGTTCTCGCGCCGACTCCTTTTGCTGTGGCGGCGGTGGCGGCGGCCTCTGGATGGACTTCGAGGAAGAGCCCAAGCCGAGCGAGGAACGCCTGCGCGAGGCGCTCGAGGACACCGACGCCGGCGCCGAGGTCGAGAAGTTCGTCGTCGCCTGCCCGATGTGCATGACGATGTACGAGGACGGCCGCAAGACCGGCGGCTTCGAGGACGACATCGAGATCGTCGACGTCGCCGAGTTGCTCGTCGAGGCACTCGGCGCCCAAGAACGGGCCGGCCTCGAGGAAGCGACGGCCTAGGTGCAGTCGGTATTTGACCTCCCCGAAGGCACTTGTTCTCCTCGTTCGTCGACTCGAGTATGGATCGACGGCGGTTTCTCGCGCTCGCGGCCGGAAGCGGCGTCGTCGCCGGCGCCGGCTGTCTCGACCGGATTCCGGGGATCGGCCTCGACACGTCGTTCGAACTGACCGGCACCGAGCTGGGCGTCGACGACCCGCCGGACGTGACCGTCGACGGCGACACCGTCGTCGTCCGGGGCACGGTCGAGTACGCGTCAAGCGAGTGCGGAACGGTCGAGCTGGCCCACGCGGCGTACGAGACCTCACAGGCCCGACTGGACCTGCTCGTCGCCGCCGTCGACGACTCGCGATGGCCGATGTCGTGCTCGGACGACCTCGTCGAAACCGGCTACCGCATCGAGGCGACGGTTCGCGGCGACCTCCGGCGCGTCACCGTCACCGAACACCACGTCTTCGGCGACGCGTATTCGACGACCGCCGACCTGACCGACTGGTGAGCGCGGTGCTCGAGGACGGTGTTTGCACACCGCACCCATCTCGTTTCCCGACTCAAATCGCACTTTGAGTTCCCCGAGACTCTTTCACTCGCCGTAACGATCACCGCGTATGGACCGTCTGGCCGGCCGACTCGTCGAGCGTCTGCGCGGCGAGCCGGAAGAGCCCTCCGTCGTCGGACTGGACGACGAGGAAGCCGACAAGCTGTTCGACGCCCTCGGCTCTGAGACCTCCCGGGCCGTCCTCGCCGCCTGTTATGAGCGCGGCCGGACCCGATCCGAGCTGGCCGACGACCTCGAGACCAGCATCCAGAACGTCGGCTACCACGTCGACAAACTCGAGTCCGCGGGCCTGCTCGAGCCCGTCGAGACGCGATATGGCGAGAACGGCCGCGAGGTCCGGGTGTACGAGCCGAGCAAGCGAGCGGTGATCGTCGCCGCGGGCGAGCCTGGGCTGGTCGAGCGCCTCGCGGACGCCCTCGAGCGACTGTTCGCGCCCGTGGTGCTCGTCGGGCTGGTGGCGATGGTCGCAGCCGTCGTCGCTCGTGGCCCGGAACGGCTCAAAATGCTCGGCGACGACGCCGCCGCGGAGACGACCACGCGGGCCGCAGAGACGGCTCCGCTGGCCGGGGAGGCGACGACGGTATCCGCTGTAGTCGCCGGCGTTGCCGCCTTCCTCCTCGGTCTGGCCGCCGTCCTCATCGCCGATCGTCGCGGCGCGTTCGACCGCGACGAGACCCGTCGGACGGGTCGGCAGGCGCTCCTCGTCGGTCACGACTCGAGGCAGACCCGACGGACCGCCGCCTGGAGCGTCGCACTCGGCCTCGGCGCGTTTCTCGCCGTCGACGTCACCCTCACGGGGGCGACCCGCGTCGCGGGTGCGGCGGCTGTCGCCGCGCTCCTGGCGGTTCCGCTCGGGACGGTTGTGGCCACCTTCCACGCGCGCCTCGACGGCGGCATCCTGGTGAGCTGGCTCGCCTCGAGCGCCCCCATCGCCGGGATCTGGGGCTATTTCGTGGCAGGTGAGGCCGTCAGGTCGGGACTCGAGCCGGGACTCGTCGCCGCCGGCGTCGCGAGCTTCCTCCTGCTCGGATTCCCGCTCGGATCGGTCGCCTACCTCGTCGGAAGTCTGGCTCGAAGACGAGCCGGGGACGCGTCGGGGCCGTCGCGCCGCGTGGTTGTCGCGCTGGCGGCGCACCCCGTCGCGGTCGTTCTCCTCGTCGTCGGCTGGCTTCGATTCGTACTATGACGGGCGACGAACGCGCCACGATCGACGGCGGTTTCGACTCGAGTCGGCGGGCGGTGGCCCGGGCGGCGCTCCTCGGTGCCGCAGGCCTCCTCCTCGTCGTCGCCGTCGCGTTTTCGATCCTGCCGGCCGGCTCGCCGGTCTCCTGGTGGCGACAGTACGACGCCACGACGTGGCTGTTCTTCGTCGGGGTGTTCGGGTTCGTCGGCGCGACGCTCGGGGTCGGCTGGCAGCAGGGGTGTCGGGTCGCGGCCGCCGGTATCGTGGGGCTGTTGCTCGTCCTTCCGGCCGTTCCACCCATCGCGTTCGGCGAATCACCCGACTCCTGGTTCGTCCTCGGTGGAACCGCGGTCGTCGTGGTCCCGTTCGCGCTGGTCGCCGTCCCGATCGAGCACGTCCGCAGGACCGCAGACCGGTCCCGACCGACGCGACTCGAGTGGCTCGCGCTGGCCGTCGGCGTCGGCCACCTGCTGGCGGTCGACCGACTGAAGACCGCGCTCGAGCACCGCCCCCTCCTCCCGCCGCCGACCGAACTCGGTGCCGTCGACCCCTACGGACTCGCCCTTCTGATCGCGTTCACCGTGAGCCTGGTCCTCCTCGGAGCGGTGCCCGTCGTCCTCGCGGGGCGGCTCCGCCTCCTCACCCCGCCAGCAGCCGTTCTCGTCGCCTTCGGCTGGGCGAGCTACCGGACGTGGCTGCGCTCGCTCGAGACCCTGCCGCCCGAGGGCCCGGGCTTCGGGATCAGTCCGACGCCGCTGACGCTGTACGCGTGGGGCGCGTCGGCACTCCTCGTCGGCGTCCTCGTGCTCGCGGGCCTCGAGTACCTGGTACGCCGGACGCTGGGGATCGCGCCGCCGCCGTCGCTCGTCGGTGATGGCTCCAGGGGCGAACGACGCTAGTGCTTTGTCAAGCCTGATCTGCAGGGTCGAATCCGTCGCCGAAGGCCGGTTCGACCCTGCAGTCGACGCTTGACGGAGTACTAGTCGGCGAGCGTAGTGGGATCGAGTCGCTCGACGATCCCGTCGAAGTCGTCGTCGAAGCTGAGCACGGCGTCGATCTCGTGCTCCTCGAGGAGCGTGATGGTGTTCGCGTCGGTGAAGCTGAGTGTAT
This portion of the Natronobeatus ordinarius genome encodes:
- a CDS encoding heterodisulfide reductase-related iron-sulfur binding cluster; translation: MQVVAQADVTRETYLGISSVEKALFYFLAAVTILVFAYGVYARFARYAAGDDDSFPRVDELPGRIVSATKIVFTNEKQFNRDLYGGLMHAFILWGFLSLFIATSILAFDEYAYGLVVGESFWYGDFYLGYQFMVDAMGLLFVVGIGMAMYRRYWVRNHRLWGRHTSNEDDIFIWTLFGLGVGGFLLEGLRIYITGMPEHEVVSFVGYGLAMLFGAVGLPTAGGVEFGLGVVGANAETLHWLSWWSHSLLAFFFIAWIPYAKPFHMLSSFANVVTRDEKAGRRLPNVPADLDATNAESIDDFTWKELLDQDACTKCGRCSAVCPAKASSRPLDPRDVILDLKSYRESLDADGEEKPIVADGGGVIDTRTMESCMACMACMDACPVEIEHLKSFTRLNRQMADQGDVDPNVQDVFQNLMQNGNTFGDSPHSRADWADDLEFDLTDAREEEVEYLWYVGDYPSYDERNKQVARSLATILQEADVSFGILFEDEKYDGNDVRRIGEEFLYLELAGHHVESFEACEFEKLICTDPHSYNTFKNEYPEVDFAEFADDPMMPFEYEEFWNAEGEVEVLHWTQAIEELVTEGALDLSGTELDYTVTYHDPCHLGRYNDEYEAPREIIRATGAELYEMPRSRADSFCCGGGGGGLWMDFEEEPKPSEERLREALEDTDAGAEVEKFVVACPMCMTMYEDGRKTGGFEDDIEIVDVAELLVEALGAQERAGLEEATA
- a CDS encoding ArsR/SmtB family transcription factor — its product is MDRLAGRLVERLRGEPEEPSVVGLDDEEADKLFDALGSETSRAVLAACYERGRTRSELADDLETSIQNVGYHVDKLESAGLLEPVETRYGENGREVRVYEPSKRAVIVAAGEPGLVERLADALERLFAPVVLVGLVAMVAAVVARGPERLKMLGDDAAAETTTRAAETAPLAGEATTVSAVVAGVAAFLLGLAAVLIADRRGAFDRDETRRTGRQALLVGHDSRQTRRTAAWSVALGLGAFLAVDVTLTGATRVAGAAAVAALLAVPLGTVVATFHARLDGGILVSWLASSAPIAGIWGYFVAGEAVRSGLEPGLVAAGVASFLLLGFPLGSVAYLVGSLARRRAGDASGPSRRVVVALAAHPVAVVLLVVGWLRFVL